In the genome of Ensifer adhaerens, one region contains:
- a CDS encoding dihydroorotate oxidase A gives MSFLSRLGQQALFTLDPETAHGLSIAALKTGLMPACRTLPDARLKQTIAGLTFDNPLGMAAGYDKNADVPAELVRLGFGFAEVGTLTPRPQAGNPKPRLFRLVDDRAVINRMGFNNDGHAAALERLSRLPKTLMVGVNIGANKDSEDRIADYVAGIRSFHAVARYFTANVSSPNTPGLRNLQDRESLDALLTAVLAARDEEVVKAGGAKVPVFLKIAPDMSEGGLDDIAEVSLARGLDGLIVSNTTIGRNGLTDKRQAGETGGLSGRPLFALSTTVLAKMRQRVGKDFPLIGAGGVESAETAAEKIRAGADLVQLYSCMVYEGPELARRIVKGLSALCDREKLGSIRELRDARVAHWASQPLG, from the coding sequence ATGAGCTTTCTTTCCCGTCTCGGCCAGCAGGCACTTTTCACCCTCGATCCGGAAACGGCACACGGGCTTTCGATTGCCGCCCTGAAGACGGGCCTGATGCCCGCCTGCCGCACGTTGCCGGATGCGCGGCTGAAGCAGACAATCGCAGGGCTGACTTTCGACAATCCGCTCGGCATGGCCGCGGGCTACGACAAGAATGCGGACGTGCCGGCAGAACTGGTGCGTCTCGGCTTCGGCTTCGCCGAGGTCGGCACGCTGACGCCGCGCCCGCAGGCCGGCAATCCGAAGCCGCGCCTGTTCCGTCTGGTCGACGATCGCGCGGTCATCAATCGCATGGGCTTCAACAACGATGGCCACGCAGCAGCGCTCGAACGTCTCAGCAGGCTGCCGAAAACGCTCATGGTCGGCGTCAATATCGGGGCGAACAAGGATAGCGAGGATCGCATTGCCGATTATGTGGCGGGAATTCGCAGCTTCCATGCCGTGGCGCGCTATTTCACCGCCAATGTCTCATCGCCCAACACGCCGGGTCTGCGCAACCTGCAGGACCGCGAAAGCCTTGATGCGCTGCTGACGGCCGTGCTCGCCGCGCGCGACGAAGAGGTGGTGAAAGCAGGCGGCGCAAAGGTGCCGGTGTTTCTGAAGATCGCGCCCGACATGAGCGAGGGCGGACTGGACGATATTGCCGAGGTTTCGCTCGCCCGCGGCCTCGACGGGCTGATCGTGTCGAACACGACGATCGGGCGAAACGGCCTGACGGACAAGCGCCAGGCCGGCGAGACCGGCGGACTTTCCGGCCGCCCGCTCTTTGCGCTTTCCACTACGGTTCTTGCCAAGATGCGCCAGCGCGTCGGCAAGGACTTCCCGCTGATTGGCGCGGGCGGCGTCGAGTCGGCCGAAACGGCAGCGGAAAAGATCCGCGCCGGGGCCGATCTCGTGCAACTCTACTCCTGCATGGTTTATGAGGGGCCGGAGCTGGCGAGACGGATCGTGAAAGGGCTGTCAGCCCTTTGCGATCGGGAGAAGCTGGGCTCGATCCGCGAGTTGCGGGACGCCCGTGTCGCGCACTGGGCAAGCCAGCCGCTCGGCTAG
- a CDS encoding putative efflux protein, MATE family gives MNIATQDRSFRVTHRLVLSIAVPMTLGFVSTPLLGLTDTAVVGQTGVAADLAGIGIAAVLFDFLFSFTGFFRTSTTALTAQAFGRMDAAEERAVFFRATATSLVAGFLLLALASPILAAGLAILSPEPAAATVAATYFAIRILSAPARLINDCLLGFVLGRGRAGIGLFLQTLLNGINIALSITLGLWFGLGVTGVAWATFTAEIVTALAGLAFAFAGFRRVDLGTDWRTVFALDKLKALFAVNRDIMIRTLLLTGSFLIMARIGADLGTVTLAANGILMNFFMVIAFFLDGMAAAAEQICGRSLGAGDRQAFRDAVRLTLIWSLGLSALLAVANMLAGQQVIAFLTSAADVRAEAGLYLFWMALTAMTGALAFQMDGVFMGTAWTAEMRNMMIVSFIVYLVAAFTLPPLFGNHGLWAALNIFLLMRGITLAAILPGKTRKMFG, from the coding sequence ATGAATATCGCCACACAAGACCGCTCATTCCGCGTCACCCATCGCCTCGTCCTTTCGATTGCGGTACCGATGACGCTCGGCTTCGTCTCGACGCCACTGCTGGGATTGACCGACACGGCCGTGGTTGGCCAGACGGGTGTGGCAGCCGATCTCGCCGGCATCGGCATCGCAGCTGTGCTCTTTGATTTCCTCTTCTCCTTCACCGGGTTTTTCCGGACCTCGACGACGGCGCTGACCGCGCAGGCCTTCGGGCGCATGGATGCCGCGGAAGAGCGCGCCGTCTTCTTCCGCGCTACCGCCACCAGCCTCGTGGCCGGTTTCCTGCTGCTGGCGCTCGCCTCGCCGATTCTCGCCGCCGGCCTCGCCATCCTGTCGCCCGAACCGGCCGCCGCCACGGTTGCGGCAACCTATTTCGCCATTCGCATTCTCTCCGCGCCCGCGCGCCTGATCAACGACTGCCTTCTCGGCTTCGTGCTCGGTCGCGGCCGGGCGGGTATCGGGCTTTTCCTCCAGACACTGTTGAACGGGATCAATATCGCCCTGTCGATCACGCTCGGCCTATGGTTCGGTCTCGGCGTGACGGGTGTCGCCTGGGCAACGTTCACGGCGGAAATTGTCACGGCGCTTGCCGGCCTGGCATTTGCCTTTGCCGGGTTCCGCCGCGTGGATCTCGGGACTGACTGGCGCACGGTCTTCGCGCTCGACAAGTTGAAGGCACTCTTCGCCGTAAACCGTGACATCATGATCCGCACATTGCTGCTCACAGGCTCCTTTCTCATCATGGCGCGCATCGGTGCGGATCTGGGCACCGTGACGCTGGCCGCCAATGGCATCCTCATGAACTTCTTCATGGTGATCGCCTTTTTCCTCGACGGCATGGCCGCGGCGGCCGAGCAGATCTGTGGACGCTCGCTCGGGGCGGGAGACCGTCAGGCCTTCCGCGATGCCGTGCGGCTGACCCTTATCTGGTCGCTGGGGCTTTCGGCGCTCCTGGCCGTCGCGAACATGCTCGCGGGTCAGCAGGTGATCGCTTTCCTGACCAGCGCGGCCGATGTGCGTGCGGAAGCGGGGCTCTATCTCTTCTGGATGGCGCTGACCGCCATGACCGGCGCGCTTGCCTTCCAGATGGACGGCGTCTTCATGGGGACTGCCTGGACGGCAGAGATGCGCAACATGATGATCGTCTCGTTCATTGTCTATCTCGTTGCCGCCTTCACGCTGCCGCCGCTGTTCGGCAATCACGGCCTCTGGGCCGCACTCAACATCTTCCTGCTGATGCGCGGCATCACGCTCGCCGCGATCCTGCCGGGCAAGACGCGCAAGATGTTTGGGTGA
- a CDS encoding Uncharacterized conserved protein YkwD, contains CAP (CSP/antigen 5/PR1) domain, which yields MSTYRLDLPLLTRRTVLAGLGLALLSGCTTVTVLQPEPGNANDDTKTVLPLINKLRASRHLPPLVEDKAAVAAAVDQANRMAKAGEMNHELKSEDDFTSRMKRMGVRLQAAENIATGQETAERAFQAWVHSPKHLKNMLGPYKGLGVAVSQNSASDNRPFWSMVLSN from the coding sequence ATGTCCACCTACAGACTTGATCTTCCCTTGCTTACCCGCCGCACGGTGCTGGCCGGACTTGGCCTGGCTCTGCTTTCCGGCTGCACCACGGTCACGGTTCTTCAGCCGGAACCGGGCAATGCCAACGATGACACCAAGACCGTTCTGCCGCTGATCAACAAGCTGCGGGCTTCCAGGCATTTGCCGCCGCTGGTCGAGGACAAGGCCGCCGTTGCGGCAGCCGTCGATCAGGCAAACCGGATGGCCAAGGCAGGGGAGATGAACCACGAGTTGAAATCGGAAGACGACTTCACATCGCGCATGAAACGCATGGGCGTGCGCCTCCAGGCTGCCGAAAACATCGCCACCGGCCAGGAGACGGCGGAGCGCGCATTCCAGGCCTGGGTCCATTCGCCCAAGCATCTGAAGAACATGCTTGGGCCCTACAAGGGGCTCGGTGTTGCCGTTTCGCAAAATAGCGCTTCCGATAACCGGCCCTTCTGGTCCATGGTTCTGTCGAACTAG
- a CDS encoding Predicted methyltransferase, contains TPR repeat has protein sequence MTAMDLTSGDLIADRRADYARMLASGGDMDAAAELMEQALEIAPGWSAGWFLLGEYREKAGLRSEAIEAYRKVVDLSEDDVFGAGLKLSILGDRAQPATPPIAYVEQLFDDYADRFETALIEKLEYKVPVRLAALIEAKGRDHYTRAIDLGCGTGLMGAELRGRADHLEGYDLSAKMLTKAQEKGLYDYLDQADLSLGTREARLIGPALSAHRADLVAAADVLMYLGDLEPVFDLAFALLADKGHFAFSVEHLMDGSDDFRLQPSLRYAHSPAYIAGLLSLHGFVLLGSEKLVIRMDGGVPVNGVLFIAEKRGSA, from the coding sequence ATGACCGCGATGGACCTCACCTCCGGCGACCTTATTGCCGACCGGCGCGCCGACTATGCCCGCATGCTGGCCTCGGGCGGAGACATGGATGCCGCAGCCGAGCTGATGGAACAGGCGCTGGAAATCGCGCCGGGCTGGAGCGCCGGCTGGTTCCTGCTGGGCGAATATCGCGAGAAGGCGGGCCTTCGCAGTGAGGCGATCGAGGCGTATCGAAAGGTTGTCGATCTCAGCGAAGACGATGTCTTCGGCGCAGGCCTCAAGCTCTCCATCCTCGGCGACCGCGCGCAACCGGCGACGCCTCCCATTGCCTATGTCGAACAGCTTTTCGATGACTATGCCGACCGGTTCGAAACGGCGCTGATCGAAAAGCTCGAATACAAGGTGCCCGTCCGGCTCGCGGCGCTGATCGAGGCCAAGGGTCGAGACCATTACACCCGCGCCATCGACCTCGGCTGCGGCACAGGGCTCATGGGCGCCGAACTGCGTGGCCGCGCCGATCATCTGGAAGGCTACGATCTCTCCGCAAAGATGCTGACCAAGGCGCAGGAAAAGGGGCTTTACGATTATCTCGATCAGGCCGACCTGTCGCTGGGAACCCGTGAGGCGCGGCTGATCGGACCTGCGCTTTCCGCCCACCGCGCCGATCTGGTCGCGGCGGCCGATGTGCTGATGTATCTCGGCGATCTGGAACCGGTATTCGATCTGGCTTTCGCGCTGCTGGCAGACAAGGGGCACTTCGCGTTTTCGGTGGAACATCTGATGGATGGCAGCGACGATTTTCGCCTGCAGCCGTCCCTTCGCTACGCACATTCGCCAGCCTATATAGCAGGGCTTTTGAGCCTCCACGGCTTCGTGCTTCTCGGTTCCGAAAAGCTCGTCATCCGCATGGATGGAGGCGTCCCGGTGAACGGTGTTCTGTTCATTGCCGAAAAGCGAGGCTCCGCGTAA
- a CDS encoding Uncharacterised 5xTM membrane BCR, YitT family COG1284, with translation MANISDVFTHLSGRADRHSIFEDAQGILAGALIASLGLFFMGKAHLVTSGMAGAAFLIHYASGLSFGLLFFLVNLPFYALAFLRMGLAFTLKSFAAVAITSALVDVQNRYLSIGDINAFWAALIGGLLLGFGLLALYRHRASLGGIGILAVYVQDRTRFRAGQVQMAFDAIVLTFAFLAAPLEIVLASVLGAVILNVFVMVNHRSDRYSVLR, from the coding sequence GTGGCGAATATTTCGGATGTGTTTACCCATCTTAGCGGTCGTGCCGACCGGCATTCGATTTTCGAAGACGCGCAAGGCATTCTTGCCGGCGCCCTGATCGCCTCGCTGGGCCTCTTTTTCATGGGCAAGGCGCATCTGGTGACCAGCGGCATGGCGGGGGCCGCGTTTCTGATCCATTACGCCTCAGGCCTCTCCTTCGGGCTGCTGTTCTTCCTCGTCAACCTACCCTTCTATGCGCTGGCCTTCCTTCGCATGGGGCTTGCCTTCACGCTCAAGAGCTTCGCCGCCGTGGCGATCACGTCCGCTCTCGTCGATGTGCAGAACCGTTATCTTTCGATCGGCGACATCAACGCCTTCTGGGCCGCGCTGATCGGCGGGCTGCTGCTCGGCTTCGGGCTCCTCGCACTTTACCGCCACCGCGCCAGCCTTGGCGGAATTGGCATTCTGGCCGTCTATGTGCAAGATCGGACGCGGTTTCGGGCAGGCCAGGTGCAAATGGCCTTCGATGCGATCGTGCTAACGTTCGCGTTTCTCGCAGCCCCCCTGGAGATTGTCCTTGCCTCGGTGCTCGGCGCCGTGATCCTGAACGTCTTCGTAATGGTCAACCACCGCAGCGACCGCTACAGCGTGCTCCGTTAG
- a CDS encoding amino acid ABC transporter substrate-binding protein, PAAT family, with amino-acid sequence MVTNGIGAASIRIMGFLLFLLPAMHAQMAAADQQGPLLTFDKREHRAMPDISALPRIRFLTTLDFPPFEFLDSEGRLSGFNVDLARELCETLEVTAKCQIQALPFAELQTALESRSGDAVIAGIAVTPELRTKFDFSRPYLQLSARFLSLKKAAGEAVTPMKLAAGKVGVVKDTAHQAMLKAYFPSLTPRLFDDRQSMLKALKADEVDTVFGEGLALAFWAASAEADNCCAFRGGPFYSGDFLGEGMTIMTRQGEPLAAAFDHGLLELARNGKLNELFIKYFPPGLY; translated from the coding sequence ATGGTAACCAACGGCATTGGCGCTGCATCCATAAGAATTATGGGTTTTTTGCTGTTTCTATTGCCGGCTATGCATGCTCAGATGGCTGCGGCCGACCAGCAGGGCCCACTCTTGACCTTCGACAAGCGCGAACATCGCGCCATGCCCGACATCAGTGCCTTGCCGCGCATTCGCTTTCTGACCACGCTCGACTTCCCCCCTTTCGAGTTCCTGGATTCGGAAGGCAGGCTGTCCGGCTTCAATGTCGACCTTGCCCGCGAGCTCTGCGAAACGCTTGAGGTGACGGCAAAATGCCAGATCCAGGCTCTGCCTTTCGCTGAACTCCAGACAGCCCTGGAGAGCCGCTCGGGCGATGCCGTGATTGCCGGAATTGCGGTGACGCCGGAACTGCGCACGAAATTCGATTTCTCCCGGCCGTATCTGCAGCTATCCGCCCGCTTTCTCTCGTTGAAGAAGGCTGCGGGCGAGGCCGTCACGCCGATGAAGCTGGCGGCCGGAAAGGTCGGCGTGGTCAAGGACACGGCGCACCAGGCCATGCTGAAGGCCTATTTCCCGAGCCTGACCCCTCGGCTCTTTGACGACCGTCAGTCCATGCTCAAGGCCCTCAAGGCGGATGAGGTCGACACGGTCTTCGGCGAAGGACTGGCCCTTGCTTTTTGGGCAGCGAGCGCCGAGGCGGACAATTGCTGTGCCTTTCGCGGCGGCCCCTTTTATTCCGGCGATTTTCTGGGCGAAGGCATGACGATCATGACCCGTCAGGGCGAACCGCTGGCGGCCGCCTTCGATCACGGCCTGCTGGAGCTGGCGCGCAACGGCAAGCTCAACGAACTGTTCATCAAGTATTTCCCGCCCGGGCTTTACTAA